The following is a genomic window from Thaumasiovibrio subtropicus.
TGTGGTGATTGCTGAAATAATGAAACTGATCAGAGAGGCGACGTTAAGAATGCTAAGATTTTGCCCTGGCCCTTCTAAGATCAGGTCTTTCAATAAAATGATGTGAGCGAGTAGCGCCAACGCCGCGAAACTGAGAACGCGTCGAGATTGGATACCATCACTGTTCGTCAGGCCGGGTAGGACCTGGGTTAACGCTAAGCAATAAAAGCAGGCTGCAAGAACAGCTAGCATGATTTCCATAGTCAACAACTCGTTGATAATAAGCACATAGACCAAGAATTATACCGCGCGATTGGATGAGTGGCTATCTGTAGATATCCGCATCGCCTTGATTAAGGTATACTGAGCAATATTTTGTCTTTTGGTCGCGTATTGAGCGAGTTGCATTATGTTTGAGAATTTAACCGACCGACTGTCGCGCACGCTAAAAAATATCAGCGGGCGTGGCCGTCTAACTGACGACAATATTAAGGATACCCTGCGTGAAGTACGCATGGCGCTGCTGGAAGCAGACGTTGCTTTGCCGGTTGTTCGTGATTTCGTCAAGCGCGTCAAAGAGCGTGCGGTAGGTGTTGAGGTTTCTAAAAGCCTGACACCAGGACAAGAGTTCATCAAGATTGTTCAAGCTGAGCTTGAACTTGTGATGGGTGAGTCCAATGAAGCATTAGATTTAGCAGCACAGCCCCCGGCTGTGATTTTGATGGCGGGCCTTCAAGGTGCGGGTAAAACCACCAGTGTCGGTAAACTGGGTAAACTGCTAAAAGAGAAGCACAAGAAAAAAGTGCTGGTGGTTTCTGCGGATGTCTATCGCCCTGCGGCGATTAAACAGCTAGAGACCTTGGCAACCGATGTTGGGGTTGATTTCTTCCCATCAACAGCCGATCAGAAACCTGTTGCGATTGCCAAAGAGGCGATTGCACACGGCAAACTGAAGTTTTATGACGTCGTGATCGTCGATACCGCTGGTCGTCTTGCGGTTGATGAAGCGATGATGGACGAGATTAAAGACGTCCATGCCGCGATTAACCCGGTCGAAACTCTGTTCGTTGTCGATGCAATGACGGGTCAAGATGCGGCGAACACCGCAAAAGCCTTTAACGATGCTCTGCCATTGACCGGTGTTGTATTGACCAAGGTAGATGGTGATGCGCGTGGTGGTGCGGCACTCTCTGTTCGTCATATCACCGGTAAACCAATCAAATTCTTAGGTGTTGGTGAGAAGACCGACGCACTTGAAGCATTCCATCCAGACCGTGTCGCATCACGCATTCTCGGTATGGGTGATGTCCTATCGTTGATCGAAGACCTTGAGCGCAATGTTGATAAAGACAAAGCGCAAGAGTTAGCGAAGAAGTTTAAAGAGAAGAAAGGTTTTGATCTTGAAGACTTCCGCGATCAGTTGCAGCAGATGAACAACATGGGCGGCATGATGGGTATGATGGATAAACTGCCCGGTATGTCTAACTTGCCATCGAATGTGAAAGATAAAGTGGATGATAAGGTGTTTAAACAGATGGAGGCGATCATCAACTCCATGACACCGAAAGAGCGTCAACGTCCTGACCTGATTAAAGGTTCGCGTAAAAAGCGTATTGCTGCGGGTTCAGGGACACAGGTACAAGATGTGAATAAACTGTTGAAACAGTTTACCCAGATGCAAAAGATGATGAAGAAAATGCAGAAGGGTGGTATCCGCAATATGATGCGAAACATGCAAGGCATGATGCCTGGCGGTGGTATGTTCCCGGGCCGCTAAGCTTTTTATTCTCTGTGAGTCATTTTGCTGGCGAAAAATTAGCTAAAGCAGTTGCAATCACCGAGATAAAGAGTAAAATTCCCGAGCTTAATTTGGCACGGGCCCCGTTTTATCGGGGCCAATTTAATTTCAGTAATGCAAAGAGGACGATATGGTAACCATTCGTTTGGCACGTCACGGTGCGAAAAAACGCCCATTTTATCAAATCGTTGTAGCTGACTCACGTTTCAAGCGTGACGGTCGTTACATCGAGAACGTTGGTTTCTTCAACCCACTGGCTAAAGGCCAAGAAGAGCGTTTACGTTTGGACCTAGACCGCGTTAACCACTGGGTTGGCGAAGGTGCTACGGTTTCTGACCGTGCCGCTAAACTAATCAAAGACGCTGCTAAAGCTTAATTGATTGGTAGATGGGAAATATGAGCAAGCAAGAACTTGTTGTAGTCGGCAAGCTAGGTGCTACTTATGGTATCCGCGGCTGGCTCAAGATTTTTTCCTACACAGAAGAAGCCGAAAACATTTTTAGCTACACACCATGGTTCATTCATGTGCATGGTGAGTGGAAAACGTTTTCTGTTGAAAGCTGGAAACGTCACAATCAGGGCTGGATAGTGAAGTTGGATAACATTGAGATTCGAGAAGAAGCTCAGGTGTTTACTAACGCTGAAATCGCTGTTCCTGCGGATGCATTACCTGCGCTATCTGATGATGAGTTTTATCATCGTGAGTTGGTTGGGATGAAGGTGGTAACCTCACAAGGTTATGACTTGGGCAAAGTGACCGATGTACTGGAAACTGGCTCAAATGATGTATTGGTAGTTAAAGCTAACCTGAAAGACGCTTTTGGCCAAAAGGAACGCTTAATCCCGTTCCTCGATGAGCAGGTCATCAAGTCGATTGATCGCGCTGCTCAACGGATCGAAGTTGACTGGGATCCTGGATTCTAACCCTAGTAAAGGAACGAACAGATGAAGGTTGGCGTTGTAAGCCTGTTTCCGGAGATGTTCGATACCATTACTAATTTTGGGGTGACGGGCCAGGCGGTAAAAAAAGGCCTTTTGTCATTGGATGTTTGGAATCCTCGTGATTTCACCCATGACAAACACCGTACGGTTGATGATAAACCTTATGGTGGCGGACCTGGAATGCTAATGATGGTACAGCCTCTGCGCGATGCCATTCAGACAGCAAAACAGCATGTAGGCGAAACGGCGAAAGTGATCTACCTTTCTCCTCAAGGACGCAAGCTTGATCAAGCGGGTGTTGAGGAACTCGCCGCGAACGAGAATTTGATTCTTGTCTGTGGCCGATATGAAGGGATAGATGAGCGCATTATCCAGCAAGAGATTGACGAAGAGTGGTCGATTGGGGATTTTGTGCTGACTGGTGGCGAGCTACCAGCCATGACATTAGTTGATGCTGTAGTACGTTTTGTACCCGGTGTCCTTGGTGACATGGCCTCAGCAGAAGAAGACTCTTTTGCTAACGGATTGCTTGATCATCCTCACTATACTCGTCCTGAAACCTTGGATGGTGAAACTGTTCCTGCAGTCTTACTTTCAGGGAACCATAAGGACATTCGCCGCTGGCGACTCAAGCAGTCGTTAGGCCGCACTTGGCTACGAAGACCAGAGCTCCTGGAAAACCTAGCTCTGACTGACGATCAGGAATTATTGCTCAGCGAATTTATTCGCGAATACCGAGCAGATAATCAATTTAACTAGTATCAGTTTATTCTAGGGTATAGAAATGAGTAACATCATCAAACAGCTCGAACAAGAGCAAATGAAACAAGACATTCCTGCTTTTGCACCTGGTGACACAGTTGTTGTTCAGGTTAAAGTAAAAGAAGGTGAGCGTGAGCGTCTTCAGGCGTTCGAAGGCGTGGTTATCGCTAAGCGTAACCGTGGTCTGCACTCTGCATTTACCGTTCGTAAGATCTCTAACGGTGAAGGTGTTGAGCGTGCATTCCAAACTCACTCTCCACTAGTTGACAGCATTACTGTTAAGCGTCGTGGTGCAGTTCGTCGTGCCAAGCTGTACTACCTACGTGAGCGTTCTGGTAAATCAGCACGTATCCGTGAGAAGCTGGCTAAGTAATCGTTCGCGATTAATTAGTGAGATAGAGACCCGCCTCAATGAGGCGGGTTTTTTTATATCTTGGCTTTACATGTACAGCTTGGGTAGCTTTTGGTCTGCAGGTGCTCAAAAGGTTCTATCGCGATATTCTCATTTTTAATAATTAAAACAGTAGCTTACTTATTTAACCTTTAGGTATGTACAGCATTGTTAGCTTTTGGACTTCAGTAGGTAAAAACTCGAAAAGCTGCACCTTATAAAAATCACTTAAAAATCAATAGTTTAATCTATGTACTGGTGATGTTCGTGACAGCGTGCAGCTTTTAGGTGCTCTAGATGCTAAAAGGTGCTTTTATCGGGGTGGTTTAATATAGATAGCGACTGAGAATTTTTACAATCTATAGCTTTAAAGTGGGCTATTTGGCTGAAGAGTGTGGGGTAGGAGATTAGGCTATACGCTGTTGACTACCAAGAGTGGGTTTAGAAATAGCAAGTAGAGTCGCTAAAATAAGAGCAGCCAAAGGCTGCTCTTTACTAGTCATTTTCCCACGGGAGTTAGTGAGGAAGGTTACCAGTCCAGATGTAGTGACGATCTGTTGTTTGTAGTGCTTCAACGCTATCAACAACATTATCTGAAACAGTCTCTAAGTTTAGATCGAGCTCACCATCGAAGAACGCAGCGTACTTACCGTTTTGCTCAAAGTTAGCAATGAAAAGAGATTTGCCGATGTATTGATCTGCAATTTCTGGAGTTGGGCGCACAACAGGCGTTGCAATAGTGCTGTTGTAACCAGAACCCAATACAACGTGTGATAATGTGACTTCTTCACCACTTGCATAGGTTACAAATAGTTCTACTAGATCAGCATTGAAATCATTAAGTTCGAACTCAAAAACTTGCGGTGAGTTATTTCTTACGTAAAAGGTGTCGATTGAACGATTCGGTACAGTCACATTGCGCTCGTTAGAGAACAATGTCGAACCAAAACTAAACACATTCATGTTGTGATCTTGGTGTTCAGAGCTCGCAACATCAAATTGACCCATTCCGCCTTCAATTTGAGGGAAAGGAATAAGGGTTTGTAGTGGTGATTGAGTATCTTCAATCGCAGTATTGGCATTACTGAAGTAAGTGTAGCCATCTACGCGGTAAGAAGCAGAATCCCAATTTGCGAGTGCTTCTGAATTCAAAGTAACACCATCGACATCTTGAAGGCGATCAGCGTCAAACTTGAAGAACTCTTTGTCACGTAACTCGTCAATAGAAACGAATGCAGCTTGGCGCGGTTCATCATAGCGGTCAGTTGAGACTGTGGTGTAAACCATAACGCCAGGTAGGTCATTAGTTAGCTCTAGTCGACCCGCTTCGTCTAGTTCCGGGATGGTGTGTAGCCCTGGTAGGTTAGGTAGAGCAAACGCGATGTCAATGTAACGAAGCTGCTCGATTTCAGGCTCGTCAATCATTTCAACACAATGTTCGAGAGAAGTGCCTTTGTAATCATCGATGTATAGAGCGGCATTAGCAGTCACGATCTCTTTTTGGAAAGAGTAAATCGTTTCATTTGCTGCTAACTTGTAGTGAGCTTGGGATGGATTAAGAGTGACATAGTGATGTGCAGGCACATCTTTGAATGAAATCTCACCATTCGAGTCTGTAGTCAACGTCTTCGCGTAATCACCGTTTTCATCGTGAACGAGTACTTCAAAATCGGAAATGGCACACTCGAAGTTGCGCTTGTTATGACCATTTACATCTTCAGTTGTTGAAGTCATAACGGTTTTTACCGTCAGAGTATTGTTTACCACTGGTGCCGGAGACTCGCTAGTAGACGAGCTATTACAACCCGCCAGTAATGCAGCACCGACAAATAGGGTTAGAGTTTTGATTTTCATTGTAGCCTCACTGATTAGTTTTACAGGCTATTTATATCAAACCCAAAGAGGTATTAATTCGTACTGCTTTAAGTCGATGTAACAAAATATTTTATATGAAAAACAATGACTAATGTTTGGCGGGGTTTTATCAAGGCTAATCTAAGATATTTTTTTGAACTGCCTCTAAGCTTGGATTTTAAGCGAGCTGAAGATGAAGCTGTAATGTTAATGGTTTGATTTTAAAAATGTTTTAATGGATTTAGGTGAGTGCTGTATTTATATATAAAATGGGTTGCTTATTCTGTTGTGTTACATTTTGAAATACACTTTCTGTCGAGAGGCAGTATTTACGCTATTACATTGAAATTTGTCGGTTGTGTAAAAGTATATTTTTGAAATCTCATTTAAATTAACGAATTTCAAAGATTGATTTTATTAACGACTTAAATGAATATCGGTATGTAATGAATAAAGCCACTCAATGAGTGGCTTTATTGTTATATAACTTGTGATAGGAATTAAGCGGTTTTGGCTTGCTCTACTTCTTCTTCCTCTGGCTCACCAATACCTTTGAACTTCGTAATAAGCAATGTAATGACGGTGCCTGCCACAACAACGCCTGCTGCTGTAGAGATCGTCATCGGTAGACCGAAGCCTAGTTGGCCGTTGTTAAGAATGAACGTTGTAACAACCGTCGTCATAAACATGGCTGGTACCGAGGTAATCCAGTGTAGCTTGTTGTGACGGAGTAAGTATGCTGACGCAGTCCAAAGCATCATTACCGCAGTCAGCTGGTTAGCGAAACCGAAGTAGCGCCAGATGACGTTGAAGTCTACTTGCGTCAGGATGCCGCCGATGACAAATAGCGGTGCGGCAATAATCAGGCGGTTCTTAATTTGCTTCTGACCCATGTTGAAGTATTCAGCAAGAATGAGACGGCTTGAACGGAAAGCGGTATCGCCAGACGTGATAGGGAGGATAACAACCCCAAGGAAGGCAATGATACCACCAAACACACCCAGTAGACCGAATGATGCAGAGTAAACAACGTTACCTGGGCCACCCGCTGCCACGGCTTCAGAAAGCGAACCAAGGTCACCAAAGAAAGTGAGTGCGATGGTACACCAGATTAGTGCGATAACCCCTTCACCGATCATTGCTCCGTAGAAGACAAAACGGCCATTCTTTTCGTTTTCCATGCAACGTGCCATTAAGGGTGATTGCGTTGCGTGGAAACCTGAGATTGCGCCACAAGCGATGGTAATGAATAGCGCAGGCCAAAGTGGCATGTCGTTCGGGTTGAGGTTACTCATGAAATCGCCAGCAGTGAAGCCATTGAGTAGCGTGTAGTCACTAGAGAAAACGATAGCACCTAGCAGACCAACCGACATGAAGATAAGCAATGCACCGAAGAATGGGTAGAAGCGGCCAATGATTTTATCGACAGGAACGATAGTAGCGATGATGTAGTAAGCAAAGATGATGGCGACCATGGTACCCATAGAGACCGTCATTGAGCTCTGCTCATTCACGAGGTTAGTAATCATGCCTGCTGGTGCAGAAACGAAAACAACACCGACAAGGATCAACAACACGAGCGCAAAGATGTTCATAAAGTGTTTAGCGCCGTTGCCCAAGTAGCGTCCGGTCAAAGTTGGTACAGAAGCACCACCGTTGCGAACGGATAGCATGCCTGAGAAGTAGTCGTGTGTCGCACCAGCGAAGATACAACCAAACACGATCCAAAGGAGTGCAGAAGGCCCGTATAGTGCGCCGAGAATGGGACCGAAAATGGGGCCTACGCCAGCGATGTTCAATAATTGAACCAGATACACTTTTTTGTTCGACATTGGCACGTAGTCAACGCCGTCAGTTTTAGTGTGAGCGGGAGTTTTACGGTTTTCGTTGATGCCAAATACGCGTTCAACAAAGCTGCCGTAGATAAAATATCCACCGATTAGAGCGGCAACACAAAGCAGGAACCAAGTCATCGCGGTTATCCTTCTGCAAGTTGAGGGTTAAATTGAGTACTTTTGCCATGATACTTCGTTATTTTCGAAATGCGCGTTCGGAATAGCCGAGTGGAGGTATAGCCGTGCGAGTGGTCGATATAGGGATTAAGTGGTTCAGCGGCAGTTCAGCGTGTGACTTGGCTCAAAAATTGGATGAAGCCGCGTCAGATAAGGGCTGACGCGGAATACCCCGGAGAGGAAATATCAATAGTGCAGGCCTAAGAGGTCTTTTAGCGGTTTTAAGTAGCGACGACTGATCGGAATTTGATGGTTGGATGGGGTAATCACCTCCGCTAATCCATTCTCCAATAGACGAACTTCACGGATTTGCTTCGGGTTAACCAGATATTGACGATGGCATCGAAAAAGAGGTGTTTTGTCTTCGAGGGTTTTCAGTGTCAGCTGTGTTGTCGCTTGCTGTTCAGCCGTGTACACCGTGACGCCACTTAGGCTGCTACTGACAAACTCAATCTCATGTGTCGGCACAATGAGAATACGATTGTGCCCAGAGCACGGTATCTGCTCTAACGTCTCTTGTGTCAATGGCGTGACATCTTGTGCGGTAGAACGTTTGAGTTTTTCGAGTGTTTTGCGTAACCGATGCTCTTCTAGGGGTTTGAGTAAGTAGTCGAACGCATTCTCTTCGAAAGCTTGAATCGCGTACTCATCATAGGCGGTGACAAAGACAATTTTTGGCATGGTGTCTTGGTCCATCATACTCAAAAGCTCTATCCCGGTGATCTGAGGCATTTGGATATCGAGAAAGACAACATCGGGTTTATCTTGATGGATCTTCTTTAATGCTTCTATCGCATTACTACATTGACCAATGATCTCAATGTCACCCGCTTCTTCAAGCAGCTCAATTAACTCTTCTCGCGCGAACAGCTCATCATCGACGACAAGGGCAGTAATCATATATCGGTTCTCACTGAGTGCGGCAGCAAAATAGAAGCACGAGTCCAGCTTTCAGGCTGGCTGCTCAATGTCAGACCATATTGCTCACCAAAAAGGTTTTTAATCCGTTTATCGACGATCCTTGTCCCTAAACCGCCTTTACTGGGCGTTTCAGGGTTGTAATTACCTGCATTATCTTCAACTTGCAGCAATACGCCTTCCGCGGTGATTTGCGCACTCACCGTCACTTGACCACTGTCGAGCAGATGAGAGGTGCCATGTTTGATGGCATTTTCTACCAAGGGTTGCAGTGTGAAGGTCGGTACTGTGATGTTGAGTAAACTCGGCTCTATCTGCACATCTAACGAGAGACGGTCAGAGAAGCGGGCGAGCTCAATCTTCATGTAAGACTGTATGTGCTCTAGCTCCTCTTTTAGCGTAATGGTGTCGCTGTTTTGTTTCAGGTTGCGACGGAAAAATTGTGATAAATGTTGGATCAAATCTCGTGCTCGGTCTGGGTCTCGACGCACAACGGCACTGATTGTATTCAAAGCGTTGAATAAAAAATGTGGATTAACTTGAGCCTGCAATAGCTTGAGTTCTGCTTTGGTGAGCAGGGACTTTTGTTGTAAAAAGCGGCTAGTGAGAATCTGATTGGAGAGCAGTTTTGCGATGCCTTCCCCTAGCGTCAGATTAATGGTCGAAAAGAGTTTTCGCTTAGGCTCATAGAGCTTAATGGTACCGATGACGTCATCGTCCCCCCCTTTTAATGGAATGACGAGTGACGATCCGAGTTTACAGTTGGGATCGATGGAGCATTGGTAAGGCTCTTCATAGCCATCGGCATAGATGAGTTCTTTGCCAAGAATAGCGCGTTGTGTGCAGTGAGATGAAATCATCGTTCCCGGTAAGTGATGGTCGTCACCGATGCCAATAAACGCGAGGATCTTTTCTCTATCGGTGATCGAAACAGCACCAACCCCTGTCTCTTCATAAATGATCCGCGCGATGCGTTCGGCACTTTTGGGATTGAAGCCATCGCTGAAAACTCCGACGCTGCGCTGGGCAATTTTTAGCGCACGGCTAGTGAAAGCGGCGGAGTATTTTTCGTAGATCGCCTTTCGGTCTTGAATGATGCTCATAAATAGCGCGGCACCGACCGAGTTAGCAATGATCATGGGTAATGCGATAGCACTAACCAGTTCGTAAGCTTGGTCAAAAGGTTTGGCTACTAACAAGATAATCGCCATTTGGCAAATTTCTGCGGCGAGTGTTATCGCAAACACGATCCCAGGTTTGAAGATATCTTCTACTCGGCCGCGACGAACAAGATAGATATGGAGTAGGCCTCCCATGAGGCCTTCCACCGTCGTTGAAATCGCGCAGGCGACATCAGTGAAACCTCCCATGCTGTAGCGGTGCATTCCGCCCGTAAAGCCGACCGCAAAACCTACCACTGGCCCGCCTAATAGGCCGCCCATGACGGCCCCTATTGCCCGGGTATTGGCAATGGCATCTTGAATTTGCAAGCCAAAGTAAGTGCCAAGCACGCAGAACAATGAAAACAAGACATAACAGGTCAGTCGCTGTGAGCCGCTGCCAGACACACTCATTAAGGGCATAAAGAGTGGGGTTTTACTGAGGAGGTAGGCGATAACCAGATACACACTCAGTTGTTGCAATAGTGAAAATATCAGATCCATCTCAGTACTCATGTTCGTGATGTAATGGCTGCATCATACGCCGCTAGCGAAAGGGAGTAAAAAACAACGCTGTGTAAATTTTTATTTACGTATGGATTTTTTTATTTACAGGCTATTGCGATGGGTAGGAAAGTCTTGATATGGTGTGCTCAAGATCACGCCAGCGCGTGGAAAAGATTCGCAAGGAAGACTGATGCAGAGAGATCAACTCAACAACGTACACATTAGCGATGAGCAAGTACTTATTACACCTCAGCAACTTAAAGACAAATTGCCTTTGAGTGAAAAAGGGAATGCCTTTATATGCCAGTCTCGCAAAGAGATTGCCGATATTATCCACAAACGTGACCATCGGTTATTGATTGTGTGTGGCCCGTGCTCCATTCATGATATTGATGCAGCGAAAGCCTACGCGCAGAAACTCAAAGCACTGTCTGATCAACTCAGCGATCAACTTTATATTGTGATGCGGGTTTACTTTGAGAAACCACGCACAACTGTGGGGTGGAAAGGTTTGATCAACGACCCGCACCTTGATGGCAGCTTTGAGATTGAAGAAGGCCTGCATCAAGCACGTCAATTGTTGATTGATTTGACCGAAATGGAAATTCCATTGGCAACAGAAGCCTTGGATCCGATAAGTCCTCAATACTTGGGGGATCTGTTCAGTTGGGCTGCGATTGGCGCGCGAACAACGGAGTCACAAACTCACCGTGAAATGGCGAGCGGCCTCTCTATGCCTGTGGGTTTCAAAAATGGTACCGATGGTAGTTTAGGTACTGCAATTAATGCGATGCAGGCGGCGGCAAATGGTCACCGCTTTATGGGCATTAACCGTCAAGGGCAAGTCGCCTTGCTCAGTACACAAGGAAACCCAGATGGTCATGTGATTCTGCGCGGCGGGAAGCAGACCAATTATGATTCAGTCTCTGTTTCTGAATGTGAGACTGAAATGCAGGCGTCAGGCTTAGATCCTGCGTTGATGATTGACTGTAGTCATGCAAATTCACGCAAGGACTACCGCCGTCAGCCGTTAGTGGCTGAGGATGTACTTCACCAAATTCGTGAAGGCAATCGTTCAATCATAGGTGTGATGTTAGAGAGTCATCTCAATGAGGGAAATCAGCCGTCGAATATTCCTCGCGATGAGATGCAATATGGTGTATCAATCACAGATGCCTGTATTAATTGGCAAAGTACGGAAGCATTACTGCGTCATACCCACCAAGAGTTGACGCCGTTTTTAGAAGAAAGAATAAAAGCATAAAGGATTGAGCATTTCATGGTTGCAGAGTTATCACAGCTACGGGACAAGATCGACGCAGTTGACAAACAGATGGTGGCGTTGCTAGCGGAGCGTTTAGCGCTGGTGGCAGAAGTGGGGGAAGTGAAGAGTGAACATGGTTTGCCTATCTACGCCCCCGATCGCGAAGCTGCGATGTTAGCGTCACGGCGTGAAGAAGCCTCTTTACAAGGGGTGCCACCCGATTTGATTGAAGATATTCTGCGCCGCACCATGCGTGAGTCTTACGCTAGCGAAAATGACTCTGGCTTTAAATGCCTGAATCCTGAATTGCGCCCGATCGTTATCGTGGGTGGCCATGGTCAACTTGGGCGGTTGTTTCGACGACTGTTTGAGCTCTCTGGCTACCAAGTCAGAGTGCTAGGCAGCAAGGACTGGGATAAAGCTGAAGAAATGGTCGCAGATGCGGGCATGGTGGTGGTTACAGTGCCGATCCATCTCACTGACAGTGTGATTCGAAAACTACCGTCACTGCCTGACGATTGTATTCTTGCTGATCTTACCTCTATCAAAAGTGAGCCATTGCAAGCCATGCTTGAAGTACACAATGGTCCTGTGGTTGGTTTGCACCCGATGTTTGGTCCGGATATCCCAAGTTTAGCGAAGCAGGTCGTTATTTACTGTGATGGCCGAATGCCAGAAACATACCAATGGTTGTTAGAGCAGATCCAGATTTGGGGAGCAACCATTGAGCGGATCAGTGCGATCGAGCACGATCAAGGTATGACCTTGATTCAAGCACTACGTCACTTCACCTCTTTTGTTTATGGTGTGCACCTAGCAGAAGAAGATCCGCGTCTTGAGCAACTGTTGGCAATGAGTTCACCTATCTATCGCTTAGAGTTGGCGATGGTTGGGCGCTTGTTTGCACAAGACGGCACGTTGTACGGCGACATCATTATGTCTTCCCCGCAAAATCTAGCGATGATCAAACGTTTCCATCAACGTTTTGGTGAAGCGATTAAGCTGTTGGAGTCACAAGACAAGTCAGGCTTCAAGCAAGCGTTTGATCAAGTTGAGTTGTGGTTTGGAGATTTTGCTGGTCGCTTCTTAAAAGAGAGTCAGGGATTACTGAAGCAAGCGAATGATGCCACTCATCGTGGATAATGGGTTGTGATTAAAAGCGGGCCTCATAGCGAGGCCCGCTTTTTTATAGTTCGTTGACTCTGTTAGCTGTCAATTAACTCACCCGTTTGTGGATCAACGGGTTTCACGTTTTCTGAAGGATAGCAGCCTAACACTTTGATAGTTCGGGTTAGTCGGGTTAACTCTTCCATTGCTTGCTGCATGTTGTCGGCTTTGATGTTAGCTTCAACGTCCAGATAGAACATCTCTTCCCATGGGTTGCCCATCACCGGGCGAGACTCCAGTTTTGCCATATTGATATGTTGATTGCGCAGCACCAACAAGCATTCGACTAAAGAGCCCGGCTTTTGGTCTGTTGACATTATGAGTGTCGTTTTCGCAGGCACCAATGGCGTAACATCCACAGCTTTTCGAGCAACGATGATAAAGCGCGTATAGTTTTCTTCTTGGTTAGCGATATCGGTTTTTAGTACTTGTAAACCATAGAGT
Proteins encoded in this region:
- the ffh gene encoding signal recognition particle protein yields the protein MFENLTDRLSRTLKNISGRGRLTDDNIKDTLREVRMALLEADVALPVVRDFVKRVKERAVGVEVSKSLTPGQEFIKIVQAELELVMGESNEALDLAAQPPAVILMAGLQGAGKTTSVGKLGKLLKEKHKKKVLVVSADVYRPAAIKQLETLATDVGVDFFPSTADQKPVAIAKEAIAHGKLKFYDVVIVDTAGRLAVDEAMMDEIKDVHAAINPVETLFVVDAMTGQDAANTAKAFNDALPLTGVVLTKVDGDARGGAALSVRHITGKPIKFLGVGEKTDALEAFHPDRVASRILGMGDVLSLIEDLERNVDKDKAQELAKKFKEKKGFDLEDFRDQLQQMNNMGGMMGMMDKLPGMSNLPSNVKDKVDDKVFKQMEAIINSMTPKERQRPDLIKGSRKKRIAAGSGTQVQDVNKLLKQFTQMQKMMKKMQKGGIRNMMRNMQGMMPGGGMFPGR
- the rpsP gene encoding 30S ribosomal protein S16 — its product is MVTIRLARHGAKKRPFYQIVVADSRFKRDGRYIENVGFFNPLAKGQEERLRLDLDRVNHWVGEGATVSDRAAKLIKDAAKA
- the rimM gene encoding ribosome maturation factor RimM (Essential for efficient processing of 16S rRNA); its protein translation is MSKQELVVVGKLGATYGIRGWLKIFSYTEEAENIFSYTPWFIHVHGEWKTFSVESWKRHNQGWIVKLDNIEIREEAQVFTNAEIAVPADALPALSDDEFYHRELVGMKVVTSQGYDLGKVTDVLETGSNDVLVVKANLKDAFGQKERLIPFLDEQVIKSIDRAAQRIEVDWDPGF
- the trmD gene encoding tRNA (guanosine(37)-N1)-methyltransferase TrmD; the encoded protein is MKVGVVSLFPEMFDTITNFGVTGQAVKKGLLSLDVWNPRDFTHDKHRTVDDKPYGGGPGMLMMVQPLRDAIQTAKQHVGETAKVIYLSPQGRKLDQAGVEELAANENLILVCGRYEGIDERIIQQEIDEEWSIGDFVLTGGELPAMTLVDAVVRFVPGVLGDMASAEEDSFANGLLDHPHYTRPETLDGETVPAVLLSGNHKDIRRWRLKQSLGRTWLRRPELLENLALTDDQELLLSEFIREYRADNQFN
- the rplS gene encoding 50S ribosomal protein L19 translates to MSNIIKQLEQEQMKQDIPAFAPGDTVVVQVKVKEGERERLQAFEGVVIAKRNRGLHSAFTVRKISNGEGVERAFQTHSPLVDSITVKRRGAVRRAKLYYLRERSGKSARIREKLAK
- a CDS encoding carbon starvation CstA family protein codes for the protein MTWFLLCVAALIGGYFIYGSFVERVFGINENRKTPAHTKTDGVDYVPMSNKKVYLVQLLNIAGVGPIFGPILGALYGPSALLWIVFGCIFAGATHDYFSGMLSVRNGGASVPTLTGRYLGNGAKHFMNIFALVLLILVGVVFVSAPAGMITNLVNEQSSMTVSMGTMVAIIFAYYIIATIVPVDKIIGRFYPFFGALLIFMSVGLLGAIVFSSDYTLLNGFTAGDFMSNLNPNDMPLWPALFITIACGAISGFHATQSPLMARCMENEKNGRFVFYGAMIGEGVIALIWCTIALTFFGDLGSLSEAVAAGGPGNVVYSASFGLLGVFGGIIAFLGVVILPITSGDTAFRSSRLILAEYFNMGQKQIKNRLIIAAPLFVIGGILTQVDFNVIWRYFGFANQLTAVMMLWTASAYLLRHNKLHWITSVPAMFMTTVVTTFILNNGQLGFGLPMTISTAAGVVVAGTVITLLITKFKGIGEPEEEEVEQAKTA
- the btsR gene encoding two-component system response regulator BtsR produces the protein MITALVVDDELFAREELIELLEEAGDIEIIGQCSNAIEALKKIHQDKPDVVFLDIQMPQITGIELLSMMDQDTMPKIVFVTAYDEYAIQAFEENAFDYLLKPLEEHRLRKTLEKLKRSTAQDVTPLTQETLEQIPCSGHNRILIVPTHEIEFVSSSLSGVTVYTAEQQATTQLTLKTLEDKTPLFRCHRQYLVNPKQIREVRLLENGLAEVITPSNHQIPISRRYLKPLKDLLGLHY